The window GGCTCCAGCTGAGGGTAAGAGAGGTGACATTTGCagcgctcccctcccccccacacacacatgggcaatgtgtgcatgtgcctatcCCCCTAGGGTGAGAGCTCCGTGTCAGTAGACGGGAAGTGCAGCGATGCCACACTGCTCAGCAGCCTGCTGGAGGAAATGAAGACCACGTTGGCTCAGTGCTGAGTTGCAGAGTCCAGGATGTGCAACAGACCACAGAAAGATGTGATAGGTGTTACCTCTCCTTTGTCATGTGTACTGTCTCCACTCCCAGCATTAATTTAACACCACTGGTCTCCACTGTGTGACCTTGAGGTCCTATGTTGCATCAACTTATTTTATCCTTTTTCTGGTCCGCACTCCTTTGGCAAGGAAGGCCATCCTGACCTTAGCCAGCAAGGGGCTGCTACTTCCCATTCTCAGAGGCGGCTGTGGGGACTGCAGgattacaacacacacactgaTGTGGCCCCACTCCTCTGTCCCTTCCAGCTGCTGCTGTCCTCAAATATCCCAACTGGTGGCCTCTGTGGAGAGGTGGTCAGGCCAGCTGTTAATGCTTCTCCCCACAGCCTGGGAAGCCAGGTGGAAGAAGTGTCCTTGTGGGTGGTTCTGCTCAGCTGCTGACAACTGGGGTGGCCCTTTGATTTTCTGTTCAACAGAATTGTGGTCTGTCTTGGGGTGCTATTGTGGGAGTTAGTGGAGGAGTGCAGTGTATGCCCCTCAGTTTGTCACTACACATCATGGGGCTATACATCCTGCAGCTATGGAGGGCTGAGTGCGTTGCAGTGGAGAATGTACATCCCAGGAGCATTCGGCACTCCCCAGCTATTCCTGGATTAGGTGAAGAGACCCCATTCTGGGCACAAGCTGAGCCTTCCTCAGAGCTGAAGGTGGTCTACAGACATTCTGGCGTTTCCTTTGAGGACAACTGTTACTTTAGCATGTAGAATACTCTTACCGACCCCATGTGACCTTCCAGCTCTATGATGTTCCATGATTGATTTGCTGTCGACATTCCCATGTGAAGAGAGATTTATCACGCTGCTGACGATCGGTATCAACAATGACCCAATAAAGAGTCAAAAaacatgtttgtgtgttgtgttccCATGGTACCCCAGAGCAGCCCCCAGTGTGCCATTTAGACTCCTGAAGCTCAGGTGGTACAGACCAGTGAGTTCCCCCAGTCTCCACCTGTAGGTgtcgcgtgtgtgtgtgtgtgtgtgtgtattacaagTTTGGTGTGAGTGCAGAGCCAGAAGATAGTTGTCCTGGTTACCTGCCTCCAGTCTCCACTCACCATGctagaattcaaactcaggtccttaggcatGTGCAGAAAACACTATGACCAtttacccttttttaaaaaaaaattgtggggctggagagatagctcagtggttaagagcaccaactgctcttccgaaggtcctgagttcaaatcccagcaaccacatggtggctcacaaccatccgtaacgagatctgacaccctctactggtgtgtctgaagacagctatagtgtacttacatataataaataaataaacaaacttctTCCCCTtcggcacagaaaaaaaaaattgtggtaacacacctttagtcccagcacttggaagccagaggcaagggatctctgagttcaaggccaacctggtctacagagcaagttccaggatagccagggtgacacagagagaccctatctttaaaggggaaaaaaaaaaaagagcatgtcTGTGCCTTGTGCCAGCAAGAGGGCTCTGGGTTCCCTGGAAATGCAGCTCCGGGTAGTTGTGAGGCCACCCTATATGGgaaaacctgggtcctctgcaagaccctTAACCGCAGTCACCTTTCCACTACCCAGCATTCTAACTACTCCTGTGGGCTGTGAGGGGGAGAACAGGAACTTGAGTTGAAAAAGACCTTTGCTCCATCTCAGCAGCTTACTGCTGCTTCATTgagggggaaaaaggaagagtCCTTTTAAAGTAAACTCTAAGCTCTCAACTGTAACCCAAGTCCCCAAATGCTGCTGTGCCCAAGGCCTCATCCAGTGCCCCATCTGAGGCATGCTGTCTCTCCAGTTTCATGCACTCTCTCCCACTGCTCCAAACATCCTGCCAGCCCTAGCCAGGACCCACAGAGGTAGTCCTCAGCAGCTATGGTAACTACAGTGTGCCCATTGCTTGTGGTTGATGACTGGCCACAGAGCTGGAGCTCCTAACACAATACCCAGTGTCTATTCATCCTGTTCAGACTGCTCTGTCCCAGTCCATTGGGGGAAGGAGGGACTCTAGATGCTGCCATATGTATtccttgttaaaaacaaaactaacttgTAGCCTGTCCCATGAGCAAGAGCTGTAGGAATGTACATGAAGATACTCTTGTCTGTGGGGCCAGGGGACATGGTGACAAGGAAACCAAGTGGAGgataccaaaacaaaaatgagccCCTGCGTCTCCTGCATCAACTCCCAATCAAGCCAGCCAGACTATCTCTGGTCACCAGCTGCTAGGTGCTCTCTGTAGTGTGGTCCACCTGTCTCTCTGACCTGGGTCACACACCTGCCCCAGCTTTTACCCCCACTGTATCATCCATCCTGAGGCTAataattcaaggtcagtctatgGACAGAGGCTCTGCAGGAAGGCCCAGCTAACACAACTGTCATCCATCActgaggaagtagaggcagggaggcaggaccatcaggagtttaaggtcatctgcTCCAGggaatcttttttgtttggttggtttttggtttttcgagacagggtttctctgtgtagtcctggctatcctggaactcactctgtagaccaggctggcctcgaactcagaaatccacctgcctctgcctcccaagagctgggaataaaggtgtgtgccaccaccacttggctgtACTGGAATACTTGACATCCCACCCTCAACAAGAACTGAACATCCCTTCTGCAACCCCTGTCCATAGTCACCCAGGAGGACTGGGATAAATTCAGAGTCCTTGGACCCTGAGGGAGATGCTACAGGTACCAGCCAGGTTTTTCAGTCCCTCTCTCTGTGGATAGGGTCCTGGGACCCCTTCCACACCTGCACATCATGTTCAGGCAAAATGCATGCCACCAGTTACATTAATTACCCAGCCGGATCTCCTGGCAGTAAAGAATTGTTCTTCATGAGAAATGTCAGGGCACTTTAATCAAAATATCTCAGAGGGCCCTGCCCTGGGGGGTTCCCCACTATCTTACACAAGACCATCTCCCTGCCCTCCCCTGTCCCggcccagcctgggctccatgggAGTGGGAGGGGTGACCTGAAGCAGGCAATGGCTAGCCTCTCCAGAGGAATAAGCTGCCACAGTGCAGCTGAGTCCTGGTCCCCACCGAAGTTGGGGGCTGGCAACCACTGTCAGTGCTGGGTCAGACACTTAGAGGCATCTTCCAAGGTCAGGTTGATCAGATGCTGAGGTTCCAGACATTTTATGTTCGGTGAAAGGCTTTGGGGGATGAGGAGGTGCTCTAAGCCCATTGTCTGCACatgctctgcctcccttcctaGGTTGCCTCCCATAGCCCATTAATATAGTCCAAGCTAGCCCCTAAGATTCTCCCTCAGGTTCCTGgaaggctgggattataggaatgcaTTACTACACCTAGTCCTtgcctattctttttttttttttttttttNNNNNNNNNNNNNNNNNNNNNNNNNNNNNNNNNNNNNNNNNNNNNNNNNNNNNNNNNNNNNNNNNNNNNNNNNNNNNNNNggctggcctcaaactcagagatccacctgcctctgcctcccaagtgctggaattaaaggcatgtgccaccaccgcctggtgtcCTTGCCTATTCTTAATTCCTAAAGTGTGCCAGTGGGTCATGGGCCCTCCccaacacccacagtgacagGCCTCTATAGGGCATGGGGGAATCTGGCAAAGAGGCCACTTGACTTTGGAATTCTATGCTTTCCACAGGCCACCTGCTTCTCTGTAGTGTTAGTCCCCAGCTCACTCACAAGGCTGGGGTAGTTCTGCACATTCAAGTTGAGGCCGCAGGGAAGAGACAGCATGGTTCAGGCAGTGCATTCACCACACAGGCAGGTGTCACCTCAGATGGCTAGTGTGCCCTTTGGCATACAGTCCTGCCCAGCATCCCCTCCCGCTCTTATTCACCCACAtgcctctccccactccccatgtccCCCCCCCACTTCCCATACCCCCCCCCGACCTTACTCCCCCCTCTCCAGTGGACAGCCTGGTCTTACCTCATCTTTACATCCTGTCTGAAATAGAATGGGACTCCAGTTAGACCCTCCAGGGAAACGTAGGTCTCATGAAGACCCTTTAGCCAGGATGATTTGCCCCCTTCCTCCAGCTGAGCTTGGAGGCCCTTGAAGGGTGTGGGCAAGGTCCTCCTAAGTCTTGGCAAGCTTCAAACCCTCACCATAAGGCGCACACACACAACCTCAGATTCCAGCAGGAACTTACTTGTGCCAGGTGTTTCTACAATGACAGGAGGTTTGGAGTCAGGGGACCAAGTGGCCTCCTTTAGTGTCCCCCTCTCCACGTCCTGGCACCCAATAAGCCCCAGCTCACATGTATTTCACAAGGCCCTGTACAGCTGACTCCCATTGTGTCGATGACCTGGGGAAACACAAGGCTTGGTGGCGGGGTATCCCCAAGGCCCAGGTCCCATTCCCTGCCTAAGACCTCAGGGGCAGTGGGATTGCTGCATGAGCCATACTTGCAGTAGTAGCCAAAGCAGATAACGTGGGAGTCTGTGCAGTTGCTGCAGGAGATGGTCTCATACTGGAAGATGCCTGCAATACATGAGAGGCAGTCCCAGGCTCCCCTGGGCCCTTCCCAGCCTGGGTCACTACCACTGTGACCCTTAGTGTGGACCATAGTTCACTTACCACAGTGACGCTGACAGTCGATGCGGCCTGGAGAGGGGAGGACATAACAGAACAGTGCCTTCTGACAAGGTCCAGAGCTCAACACCTCAGCCCCACTTCTGTTTTTGTAGGCCAGGACACCCTGGCACAGAGAAGGTAGCCTAGGCTACCTTGTTATTTGTGGCAATACTATTGCCTCATTCCCTcatttctgagtgctgggattgcaggcatgtgctacaTGAGTTTCATGGGTGTAGGAAGGGGTCCACAGGGAGGCCCCAGCGAAAGATAGGGCTAACCTAAGAGAAGGGTGGTTACAATGTTCCCAGGTGCCACCAAGAGACTAGAAATAAGGGAGTGATGGGCATGCTGGCGACCATTTATGCGAAAGGGCCTTCTGCAGAGTCACTCCTTCCTGAGCCCTGTTTCCAGTGCCCCCCAGCCCTGAAGTGCCAGCGGCCATGAGTATTGTCCCCTCTGTGGAGCCCACTGCTCACTCTCTATGATGGCGTTCTGGAGGAGGCGCACTTGCTCCCGGAAGATGGCCCGCAGCTCATTGGGGAAATACCCTGATGTGGGAGTCACAGCAGAGCAGTCAAGCTCAGGTGCCTGGCAGCTTGCACCAGCCCACCTCAGTTTCCCTCTTTACCTGGGAAGTACATCTTCCCCTGGTACAGCTGGTCCATCCTCTGGTACACGGCTTCTGCCACTCGATATAGCTTCTTCCGGGCTAAgggcaggaggaaaaggaagcaaaTGAGTGGCCCTGCCCGGGTCCCTGCTGCTCTTCTGACCTGGGATGGGCTCTGCCGCCACTCACTGATTTCGGCGGGGATGGCCAGATGGAGCTCCTTCATCGTGTTCCGGATCCACT is drawn from Mastomys coucha isolate ucsf_1 unplaced genomic scaffold, UCSF_Mcou_1 pScaffold4, whole genome shotgun sequence and contains these coding sequences:
- the Izumo4 gene encoding izumo sperm-egg fusion protein 4 isoform X2 — translated: MFGHGRLGQAMAQLLFLGMTAALARGCLQCDPNFSEKFAFYRHHVNLKSWWVGDIPVSGVLLSEWIRNTMKELHLAIPAEITRKKLYRVAEAVYQRMDQLYQGKMYFPGYFPNELRAIFREQVRLLQNAIIESRIDCQRHCGIFQYETISCSNCTDSHVICFGYYCKSSTQWESAVQGLVKYINTWHKQDVKMSLSPNIKCLEPQHLINLTLEDASKCLTQH
- the Izumo4 gene encoding izumo sperm-egg fusion protein 4 isoform X3 — translated: MFGHGRLGQAMAQLLFLGMTAALARGCLQCDPNFSEKFAFYRHHVNLKSWWVGDIPVSGVLLSEWIRNTMKELHLAIPAEITRKKLYRVAEAVYQRMDQLYQGKMYFPGRIDCQRHCGIFQYETISCSNCTDSHVICFGYYCKSSTQWESAVQGLVKYINTWHKQDVKMRTTPAFLSPNIKCLEPQHLINLTLEDASKCLTQH
- the Izumo4 gene encoding izumo sperm-egg fusion protein 4 isoform X1, whose amino-acid sequence is MFGHGRLGQAMAQLLFLGMTAALARGCLQCDPNFSEKFAFYRHHVNLKSWWVGDIPVSGVLLSEWIRNTMKELHLAIPAEITRKKLYRVAEAVYQRMDQLYQGKMYFPGYFPNELRAIFREQVRLLQNAIIESRIDCQRHCGIFQYETISCSNCTDSHVICFGYYCKSSTQWESAVQGLVKYINTWHKQDVKMRTTPAFLSPNIKCLEPQHLINLTLEDASKCLTQH